One Microbacterium esteraromaticum genomic window carries:
- the hpf gene encoding ribosome hibernation-promoting factor, HPF/YfiA family — protein sequence METSIVGVGVSISDRFRTVVEEKTARIQTLAPRAQRLEIKVTHRAYRNGRLPDETVELTLLGKGPVIRAEAVDPDKFAALDMALDKLAEQLRRAKEKRIDGRHHPRGAHYEKGSGALAGIDVQPASVDVLHAVATGAIPVQEDEEEAYSPVVIRTKNFDPEWMTVEEAVDRMELVGHDFFLFVDARTDHPSVVYRRKGWDYGVIALTTAAAPPAEEELAS from the coding sequence ATGGAAACGAGCATCGTCGGCGTCGGAGTGAGCATCTCCGATCGATTCCGCACCGTTGTCGAAGAGAAGACAGCCCGTATCCAGACGCTCGCCCCGCGAGCGCAGCGACTCGAGATCAAGGTCACCCATCGCGCGTATCGCAACGGCCGGCTTCCTGATGAGACCGTCGAGCTGACGCTGCTCGGCAAAGGGCCGGTGATCCGCGCGGAGGCGGTCGATCCCGACAAGTTCGCCGCGCTCGACATGGCGCTCGACAAGCTCGCCGAGCAGCTGCGCCGTGCCAAGGAGAAGCGGATCGACGGACGCCACCACCCGCGAGGCGCCCATTACGAGAAGGGCAGCGGCGCGCTGGCGGGCATCGACGTGCAGCCCGCCTCGGTCGACGTGCTGCACGCCGTCGCCACCGGTGCCATCCCCGTCCAGGAGGACGAGGAGGAGGCGTACTCGCCCGTGGTCATCCGCACGAAGAACTTCGATCCTGAATGGATGACCGTCGAGGAGGCCGTCGACCGCATGGAGCTGGTCGGCCATGACTTCTTCCTCTTCGTCGATGCCCGCACCGACCACCCCAGCGTCGTCTACCGCCGCAAGGGCTGGGACTACGGCGTCATCGCTCTGACCACCGCCGCGGCGCCGCCGGCCGAGGAGGAGCTGGCATCCTGA
- a CDS encoding PadR family transcriptional regulator produces MSVRQSLLAILDQGPCYGYQLRAEFDRRTGSTWPLNVGQIYNTLERLERDGLVEKGDVDEQGHVYWQITAAGRADVSAWLQSPVARAQGTRDELAIKLAVAATLPGVDVSAVIRRQRSASLAQLEELTSARYTGADPDGPEHLAWSLVVDSMIFAAEAALRWLDRVEHRLDAHPQHALRLELSTERPKRGRPAKAPA; encoded by the coding sequence ATGTCCGTCCGTCAGAGCCTGCTCGCCATCCTCGACCAGGGGCCCTGCTACGGCTACCAGCTGCGCGCGGAGTTCGACCGACGCACCGGGTCGACCTGGCCTCTCAACGTCGGCCAGATCTACAACACGCTCGAACGCCTCGAGCGCGACGGCCTCGTCGAGAAGGGGGACGTCGACGAGCAGGGTCACGTGTACTGGCAGATCACCGCGGCCGGCCGCGCCGATGTGAGCGCCTGGCTGCAGTCCCCCGTCGCACGGGCGCAGGGCACGCGCGATGAGCTCGCCATCAAGCTCGCCGTCGCCGCGACGCTTCCCGGTGTCGACGTCTCGGCGGTGATCCGCAGGCAGCGCAGCGCATCGCTCGCGCAGCTGGAGGAGCTGACCAGCGCGAGATACACCGGCGCGGATCCCGACGGCCCTGAGCACCTCGCGTGGTCGCTGGTGGTGGACTCGATGATCTTCGCCGCGGAAGCCGCGCTGCGCTGGCTCGATCGCGTCGAGCACCGCCTTGACGCGCATCCTCAGCACGCGCTCCGGCTCGAGCTGTCGACCGAGCGCCCCAAGCGCGGCCGCCCCGCGAAGGCGCCCGCCTGA
- the mtrA gene encoding MtrAB system response regulator MtrA, translating into MTSRILVVDDDTALAEMIGIVLRTEGFEALFCADGAQAVEEWRAARPDLVLLDLMLPGMDGIEICTRIRAESGVPIIMLTARSDTADVVRGLEVGADDYIVKPFNPKELVARIRTRLRPAPQTATEVLRVGDLTIDVDAHEVRRGTAPIALTPLEFQLLVALASKPQQVFSREMLLEQVWGYHYKADTRLVNVHVQRLRAKVELDPDNPRIVMTVRGVGYRAGSVS; encoded by the coding sequence ATGACCTCTCGTATCCTCGTGGTCGACGACGACACGGCGCTCGCCGAGATGATCGGCATCGTGCTGCGCACGGAGGGCTTCGAGGCGCTGTTCTGCGCCGACGGCGCGCAGGCCGTCGAGGAGTGGCGCGCGGCCCGGCCCGACCTGGTGCTGCTGGACCTCATGCTGCCCGGGATGGACGGCATCGAGATCTGCACCCGCATCCGCGCGGAGTCCGGTGTGCCCATCATCATGCTCACCGCCCGCAGCGACACCGCTGACGTCGTGCGCGGCCTCGAGGTCGGCGCCGACGACTACATCGTCAAGCCGTTCAACCCCAAAGAGCTCGTCGCCCGCATCCGCACTCGTCTGCGGCCGGCGCCGCAGACGGCGACCGAGGTGCTGCGGGTCGGCGACCTGACGATCGACGTCGATGCACACGAGGTGCGTCGCGGCACGGCGCCCATCGCCCTGACGCCGCTCGAGTTCCAGCTGCTCGTCGCCCTGGCGTCGAAGCCGCAGCAGGTCTTCTCCCGCGAGATGCTGCTCGAGCAGGTGTGGGGCTACCACTACAAGGCCGACACGCGACTGGTGAACGTGCACGTGCAGAGGCTGCGTGCGAAGGTCGAGCTCGACCCCGACAATCCGCGCATCGTGATGACCGTGCGGGGCGTGGGCTACCGCGCCGGCAGCGTCAGCTAG
- the mtrB gene encoding MtrAB system histidine kinase MtrB has translation MVAANPPTRVIAALWGGPRKWPEVVSALWRTSMRFRATAITLMLTSLAIFIICVVIALVIRGDLFESRKDEALHNARAAVSAAQKQLDSGQTGDDRATIAAVWGEAQRVLGRTASSSRIVGFIAETQGDGYTPTGFRSLEYSSGQLTLSDELRTRVTQVPTRQAWQSIALPQPDGSRAAGIVVGQLLEFRGVGTYEVYIAYDLVDADETLLFVQRTLWFAGITLVALIAAISWLVLRSVSVPIIEAAETSERLAAGDLEVRLPVHGDDELASLGRSFNAMADSIESQIKELAELSLVQQRFVSDVSHELRTPLTTIRLAAEMINDTRNEFDPVTARTAELLHTQVQRFETLLADLLEISRYDAGSVQLEVEATSLAQLAEEMVDQLRPLASAHDTELRLVAPGGYSPVDMDPRRVRRVLRNLIGNAIEHGEGEPIVVTVDSDQHAVAVGVRDFGLGMRPEDAEHVFDRFWRADPSRKRTIGGTGLGLSIALGDAKLHRGTLEVWSELGVGTNFVLTIPRGPEMEIGRGPVPLEPEDTVVDLVDVTEPITLRGVRDLSDQPEPLEAGGGDDDVKGEQSP, from the coding sequence ATGGTGGCCGCGAACCCTCCGACGCGGGTCATCGCCGCCCTCTGGGGTGGTCCCCGCAAGTGGCCGGAGGTCGTCTCAGCGCTGTGGCGCACCTCGATGCGCTTCCGCGCGACGGCGATCACGCTGATGCTGACCTCGCTCGCCATCTTCATCATCTGCGTGGTGATCGCCCTCGTCATCCGCGGTGATCTGTTCGAGTCGCGCAAGGACGAGGCGCTGCACAACGCCAGGGCGGCCGTGTCAGCGGCCCAGAAGCAGCTCGACTCCGGGCAGACCGGAGATGACCGCGCGACCATCGCGGCGGTGTGGGGCGAGGCGCAGCGGGTGCTCGGGCGCACCGCGTCATCGAGCCGCATCGTCGGTTTCATCGCCGAGACGCAGGGCGACGGCTACACTCCGACCGGATTCCGCAGCCTCGAGTACTCGTCCGGGCAGCTGACGCTGAGCGACGAGCTGCGCACCCGTGTCACGCAGGTGCCCACCCGGCAGGCATGGCAGTCGATCGCGCTTCCTCAGCCCGACGGATCGCGCGCTGCCGGGATCGTGGTCGGGCAGCTGCTCGAGTTCCGCGGGGTCGGCACCTACGAGGTGTACATCGCCTACGACCTGGTGGATGCCGACGAGACGCTGCTCTTCGTGCAGCGCACGCTGTGGTTCGCCGGGATAACGCTGGTCGCCCTCATCGCCGCCATCTCGTGGCTGGTGCTCAGGTCGGTCTCGGTGCCGATCATCGAGGCGGCCGAGACCAGTGAGCGCCTCGCCGCGGGCGATCTCGAAGTGCGCCTGCCCGTCCACGGCGATGACGAGCTCGCGAGCCTCGGTCGCTCGTTCAACGCGATGGCGGACAGCATCGAGAGCCAGATCAAGGAACTCGCGGAGCTCTCGCTCGTGCAGCAGCGCTTCGTGTCGGACGTCTCGCACGAGCTGCGCACGCCGCTGACGACGATCCGCCTGGCCGCCGAGATGATCAACGACACCCGCAACGAGTTCGACCCCGTCACCGCCCGCACGGCCGAGCTGCTGCACACGCAGGTGCAGCGCTTCGAGACCCTGCTCGCCGATCTGCTCGAGATCAGCCGCTACGACGCAGGGTCCGTGCAGCTCGAGGTCGAGGCGACGAGCCTCGCGCAGCTGGCCGAGGAAATGGTCGATCAGCTGCGGCCGCTGGCATCCGCCCACGACACCGAGCTGCGGCTGGTGGCGCCGGGCGGCTACTCGCCCGTCGACATGGATCCGCGCCGCGTGCGCCGCGTGCTGCGCAACCTCATCGGCAACGCGATCGAGCACGGCGAGGGCGAGCCGATCGTCGTCACGGTCGACAGCGATCAGCACGCGGTCGCCGTCGGCGTGCGCGATTTCGGACTCGGCATGCGCCCCGAAGACGCCGAGCACGTCTTCGACCGGTTCTGGCGTGCTGACCCCTCGCGCAAGCGCACGATCGGCGGGACGGGCCTCGGGCTCTCGATCGCCTTGGGCGATGCCAAGCTGCACCGCGGCACCCTCGAGGTGTGGTCGGAGCTCGGCGTCGGCACGAACTTCGTGCTGACCATCCCGCGCGGCCCTGAGATGGAGATCGGTCGCGGACCGGTGCCGCTCGAGCCGGAGGACACCGTCGTCGACCTCGTCGATGTCACCGAGCCGATCACGCTGCGCGGTGTGCGCGACCTGTCCGATCAGCCGGAGCCGCTCGAGGCCGGCGGCGGGGATGACGACGTGAAGGGGGAGCAGAGCCCATGA
- a CDS encoding DUF4129 domain-containing protein, with translation MIALLAAADVFVPDGDDARRRAQEELSKGEYQAAKPNWFDQLAADIAEWFFGLFNGDGAGAVAPLALTMIAIVVIAAIVVALIVWGRPRASRVVRRRADLLGERDDRTAAQLRADAERRARDGDWDAAVVLRFRALARGLLERDLIDPAPGATAQGIAREAAPALPSAGGALHDAATLFDSVRYLGSSANEADYRAIVATDDEVQATAPRLTAVAGAGRVPA, from the coding sequence ATGATCGCACTGCTCGCGGCCGCCGACGTCTTCGTGCCGGATGGCGACGACGCACGTCGCCGGGCGCAGGAGGAGCTGTCGAAGGGCGAGTACCAGGCCGCGAAGCCGAACTGGTTCGACCAGCTCGCCGCAGACATCGCGGAGTGGTTCTTCGGCCTCTTCAACGGCGACGGCGCCGGCGCCGTCGCTCCGCTCGCACTGACCATGATCGCCATCGTCGTCATCGCCGCGATCGTCGTCGCCCTGATCGTCTGGGGCAGGCCGCGCGCGTCGCGCGTCGTACGTCGACGCGCCGACCTGCTCGGCGAGAGGGATGATCGCACCGCGGCGCAGCTGCGAGCGGATGCCGAGCGCCGCGCCCGCGACGGCGACTGGGATGCCGCAGTGGTGCTGCGCTTCCGGGCACTCGCTCGCGGACTCCTCGAACGGGATCTCATCGATCCGGCCCCTGGCGCCACAGCGCAGGGCATCGCCCGCGAGGCCGCGCCGGCCCTCCCCTCGGCCGGCGGCGCGCTGCACGACGCGGCGACGCTCTTCGACTCCGTCCGCTACCTCGGCTCGTCCGCGAACGAGGCCGACTACCGTGCGATCGTCGCGACCGACGACGAGGTGCAGGCGACTGCGCCTCGCCTCACCGCTGTCGCCGGGGCCGGGCGGGTTCCCGCATGA
- a CDS encoding DUF4350 domain-containing protein, which translates to MSAVISLVGDAVGSTAAPRRPGRRAGVLGWLFVIVLLVGIALLSLRLVTTAPSLAGALNPDSPAPGGAKAMAELVRQQGTEIDVVRSRMAVAAELEPGSTLVLTDPVALSDDAVLTLIGEADRVVLLSTSARILDLLDLGRSAGGLGAVDAECDLPAFARTGRIEAERMFEPGDGVEGCFRDDAGGAALLIAERDGARISFIEASRMLSNRHLAEDGNAALGLALLAQTDHVVWYAGSFEDGDRVADEPATLGDLTPGWVTPAIVLLILAGIAAIWWRGARFGPLVSESLPVTVRASETMHGRARLTAKAADAPHAAAAIRAGTRARLAQRLALSARATAVEVADAASDRLGIPRGSLHDLLDGAPPADDRELVDLARRLAELETAVDAAHTERNRP; encoded by the coding sequence ATGAGCGCCGTCATCTCCCTGGTCGGCGACGCCGTCGGCAGCACCGCCGCGCCGCGCCGCCCCGGCCGTAGGGCCGGGGTGCTCGGGTGGCTGTTCGTCATCGTGCTGCTCGTCGGCATCGCCCTGCTATCGCTGCGACTGGTCACCACAGCCCCGTCGCTCGCAGGAGCGCTCAATCCCGACTCCCCCGCGCCCGGCGGCGCCAAGGCGATGGCCGAGCTGGTACGCCAGCAGGGCACCGAGATCGACGTGGTGCGCAGCCGCATGGCCGTGGCCGCCGAGCTCGAGCCGGGCAGCACGCTGGTGCTCACCGACCCCGTCGCGCTCAGCGACGACGCGGTGCTCACCCTGATCGGCGAGGCGGACCGAGTCGTGCTTCTCAGCACGAGCGCGCGGATCCTCGACCTCCTCGATCTGGGCAGGAGCGCAGGAGGGCTCGGGGCGGTCGATGCGGAGTGCGACCTGCCCGCGTTCGCCAGGACCGGCCGGATCGAGGCCGAGCGGATGTTCGAGCCAGGCGACGGCGTCGAGGGGTGCTTCCGCGACGACGCCGGTGGCGCAGCGCTGCTCATCGCCGAACGCGACGGAGCGCGGATCTCGTTCATCGAGGCATCCCGGATGCTCTCCAACCGCCATCTCGCCGAAGACGGCAATGCCGCTCTGGGACTCGCCCTGCTCGCCCAGACAGATCATGTGGTGTGGTACGCGGGCTCCTTCGAGGACGGTGACCGCGTCGCCGACGAGCCTGCGACGCTCGGCGACCTGACGCCGGGCTGGGTGACTCCCGCCATCGTCCTGCTGATCCTCGCCGGCATCGCCGCGATCTGGTGGCGCGGAGCGCGGTTCGGCCCGCTGGTGTCGGAGTCGCTGCCCGTCACCGTCCGCGCATCCGAGACCATGCACGGTCGCGCCAGACTCACGGCGAAGGCGGCGGATGCCCCGCACGCCGCAGCCGCGATCAGGGCGGGAACCCGCGCGAGGCTCGCTCAGCGCCTGGCTCTCAGCGCGCGCGCGACAGCCGTCGAGGTCGCGGATGCGGCATCCGACCGACTCGGCATCCCGCGCGGGTCCCTGCACGACCTGCTCGACGGCGCCCCGCCCGCAGACGATCGCGAGCTGGTCGATCTCGCCAGACGACTCGCCGAACTCGAGACGGCGGTCGACGCCGCCCATACCGAAAGGAACCGCCCGTGA
- a CDS encoding ComF family protein, which yields MDADHWRRIASDALALLLAASCPGCDRGGTLLCDRCRMQLRADPHEVRTPHGLAVHAALRYEGVPARAIRRLKEDGATLLARPLGAALGAVLRPRAGDALIVPVPTSRASFRRRGYRVPDLLVRRAGLEAHRNLASARLTDDQRGLGRAGRARNVAGSMRATAHGRGGVVIVDDVVTTGATLDEAARALSAAGFTPVCAVALASTPRIRDTVNSSLTDSDMAVRGD from the coding sequence ATGGATGCGGATCACTGGCGGCGGATCGCGAGCGACGCGCTCGCCCTGCTGCTCGCGGCGAGCTGTCCCGGCTGCGACCGCGGCGGCACGCTGCTGTGCGACCGATGCCGGATGCAGCTGCGCGCCGACCCGCATGAGGTGCGCACTCCGCACGGGCTGGCCGTGCACGCGGCTCTGCGATACGAGGGGGTTCCCGCCCGCGCGATCCGGCGCCTGAAGGAGGACGGCGCGACGCTGCTCGCGCGTCCGCTCGGGGCTGCCCTGGGCGCCGTCCTTCGCCCGCGGGCGGGCGATGCCCTGATCGTCCCCGTGCCGACGAGCCGGGCGTCGTTCCGTCGCAGGGGATACCGCGTGCCCGACCTGCTCGTGCGGCGGGCGGGACTCGAGGCGCACCGCAACCTGGCATCCGCTCGCCTCACCGATGACCAGCGCGGCCTCGGCCGCGCTGGTCGAGCGCGCAACGTGGCCGGCAGCATGCGGGCCACAGCGCACGGGCGAGGAGGGGTCGTGATCGTCGACGATGTGGTGACGACGGGGGCGACGCTGGACGAGGCGGCGAGGGCGCTGAGCGCCGCTGGATTCACGCCCGTCTGCGCAGTCGCACTGGCATCCACCCCGCGTATCCGCGACACGGTGAATTCATCATTAACGGATAGTGACATGGCGGTGCGCGGCGACTAG
- a CDS encoding LpqB family beta-propeller domain-containing protein: MTSRKSIRALSGIAALLASALLLAGCTGLPTEGPPNAGLVVGDEVDEPPFSFIAEGPEPGASPARIVEGFLDASMSPTDSWETARTFLTEDFRGAWKPEAAVTIDSSVDKRDYDSSVQPDDEDATSAEVSVTLDQVASVDADGVYSAETGTGNAVYRLVREEGGEWRIAEALDGITLDVETFGQVYEKFSLKFFDPTWTHLVPDVRWFPRRAAMATTVVRALISGGPSEWLAPAVRPFSSDVEMVGDSVTVDASQVASVPLTRAALSASPTDLARMRTQLEASLEGSGVTQVRLLVDGVPLEAGRVQVEDPIVDPGVLVLDDETFGTATSGGKIAPVAGLTAQIAKIVEPIAAVDVSADAQLASVQLRDGRVFAVSDGDTNEIDGRSGLIAPSLDPFGLLWTVPTGNPSQLQVSTAQTDPSMVADAWPAADSISQLRVSADGARVAAIVGTGADRRLVVSAVIRDDDQRPVSLGPPFEVGRLTGATQGLSWVGADAVAVLGTVPDPTLTTRIIGGPSTVSSAPAGAIALAGAKTVTGLRVLSSDESVYAQRGSFWQESVADVLVLGTRAGY; encoded by the coding sequence ATGACCTCGCGCAAGAGCATCCGGGCTCTCTCCGGGATCGCCGCCCTCCTCGCCTCCGCGCTGCTTCTCGCGGGATGCACCGGCCTGCCCACCGAGGGACCGCCGAACGCGGGCCTCGTCGTCGGCGACGAGGTCGACGAGCCTCCGTTCTCGTTCATCGCCGAAGGGCCGGAGCCCGGCGCGAGCCCGGCGAGGATCGTCGAGGGATTCCTCGATGCGTCGATGTCTCCGACGGACTCGTGGGAGACCGCACGCACCTTCCTCACCGAGGACTTCCGAGGTGCGTGGAAGCCGGAGGCTGCGGTCACCATCGACTCGTCGGTCGACAAGCGCGACTACGACTCGTCGGTGCAGCCGGATGACGAGGATGCGACCTCCGCCGAGGTCAGCGTCACTCTCGACCAGGTCGCCAGCGTCGACGCCGACGGCGTCTACAGCGCCGAGACGGGAACGGGCAACGCGGTGTACCGGCTCGTGCGCGAGGAGGGCGGGGAGTGGCGCATCGCGGAGGCCCTCGACGGCATCACCCTCGATGTCGAGACGTTCGGGCAGGTCTACGAGAAGTTCTCGCTCAAGTTCTTCGACCCCACGTGGACCCATCTCGTCCCCGACGTGCGCTGGTTCCCCCGGCGCGCGGCCATGGCCACGACCGTGGTGCGGGCGCTGATCTCAGGCGGACCGAGCGAGTGGCTCGCCCCGGCCGTACGGCCCTTCTCGTCGGATGTCGAGATGGTCGGCGACTCGGTGACGGTCGACGCCTCGCAGGTGGCGTCGGTGCCCCTGACCAGGGCGGCGCTGTCGGCGTCTCCGACCGACCTCGCCAGGATGCGCACGCAGCTCGAGGCGAGCCTGGAGGGCTCCGGCGTCACCCAGGTCCGGCTGCTCGTCGACGGCGTGCCGTTGGAGGCGGGCAGGGTCCAGGTCGAGGATCCGATCGTCGATCCGGGCGTGCTCGTGCTCGATGACGAGACCTTCGGCACCGCCACCTCCGGCGGGAAGATCGCACCGGTGGCCGGGCTGACCGCACAGATCGCGAAGATCGTCGAGCCGATCGCGGCCGTCGACGTCTCCGCCGACGCACAGCTCGCCTCCGTGCAGCTGCGCGACGGCCGCGTTTTCGCCGTGAGCGACGGCGACACCAACGAGATCGACGGGAGGTCGGGGCTGATCGCGCCGTCGCTCGACCCCTTCGGACTGCTGTGGACGGTGCCGACAGGCAACCCGTCGCAGCTGCAGGTGTCGACCGCGCAGACCGACCCCTCGATGGTGGCGGATGCATGGCCTGCCGCCGACTCGATCAGTCAGCTCAGAGTGTCGGCCGACGGTGCGCGCGTCGCGGCGATCGTCGGCACGGGAGCCGACCGACGGCTGGTGGTGTCAGCGGTCATCCGCGACGACGACCAGCGGCCGGTCAGCCTCGGCCCGCCTTTCGAGGTGGGCAGGCTCACCGGCGCGACTCAGGGGCTCTCGTGGGTCGGCGCCGACGCCGTCGCCGTGCTCGGCACCGTGCCGGACCCGACGCTCACCACCCGCATCATCGGCGGACCCTCGACGGTGTCCTCTGCCCCCGCGGGGGCGATCGCACTCGCCGGGGCGAAGACGGTCACCGGACTGCGGGTGCTGTCGTCCGACGAGTCGGTGTACGCGCAGCGCGGGTCGTTCTGGCAGGAGTCGGTCGCCGACGTGCTCGTGCTCGGCACGAGGGCCGGGTACTGA